Proteins from a single region of Candidatus Palauibacter australiensis:
- the scpB gene encoding SMC-Scp complex subunit ScpB, which produces MEAALFASQTPLTARELARADDALDVRRVREALTALREHYDTDGRAFQVYQLGDGFQILTRPEFVPYLERFDSVPRPPTLSRAALETLAIIAYRQPIGRIEVEEIRGVASTSVLRTLQDWELIEIVGRGEGLGRPLLYGTTSRFLDHFALQSLEDLPAPEDLSVALVRAEPETSADDASLREEPAAG; this is translated from the coding sequence GTGGAAGCCGCGTTGTTCGCGAGCCAGACGCCGCTCACCGCCCGCGAACTGGCCCGGGCTGACGACGCGCTCGACGTGCGGCGCGTCCGCGAAGCGCTCACCGCGTTGCGAGAGCACTACGACACGGACGGACGGGCTTTCCAGGTCTACCAGCTCGGGGATGGGTTCCAGATCCTCACGCGTCCGGAATTCGTCCCGTACCTCGAGCGGTTCGACTCCGTGCCGCGTCCGCCCACGCTTTCCCGCGCCGCGCTCGAGACGCTCGCGATCATCGCGTACCGGCAGCCCATCGGGCGGATCGAGGTCGAGGAGATCCGGGGTGTGGCGTCCACTTCCGTGTTGCGAACGCTCCAGGACTGGGAACTCATCGAGATCGTGGGGCGGGGCGAGGGCCTCGGGCGGCCGCTCCTCTACGGGACAACGTCCCGTTTTCTGGATCACTTCGCCCTGCAGTCGCTGGAAGATCTCCCCGCGCCGGAGGACCTGTCCGTCGCGCTCGTGCGTGCCGAACCGGAGACGTCCGCCGACGATGCGTCGCTGCGGGAAGAGCCCGCCGCAGGCTAG
- a CDS encoding segregation/condensation protein A — MTAVPNRLPSQRTAQPFVVELDRFQGPLDLLLHLIRSQDIDIFDIPISTITRQFHEALTDGIDLLELDRAGEFLELAATLVHIKAQLLLPGRSDTEWEDDPRAELVRRLLEYELFQEIARTLGAAELERRRHMSKGFLPPQPPREADGQELSTTFDDFLAVLGDIRGPDLVTTHVAPIRIVPVEDKIAVIQRLLGEHRRVPFNRLFDSWQERPHVVAALLACLELARQQLVRLEQVKRFGAIWLFGRRSRGGGGEGAA, encoded by the coding sequence TTGACGGCGGTTCCCAACCGACTTCCAAGCCAGCGGACGGCGCAGCCGTTCGTCGTGGAGCTCGACCGGTTTCAGGGGCCCCTGGATCTCCTTCTGCACCTCATCCGGTCGCAGGACATCGACATCTTCGATATCCCGATCTCCACCATCACCCGGCAGTTCCACGAAGCCCTCACCGACGGCATCGACCTTCTGGAACTCGACCGCGCCGGGGAGTTTCTGGAGCTGGCCGCGACGCTGGTCCACATCAAGGCGCAGCTCCTGCTGCCGGGCCGCAGCGACACGGAGTGGGAAGATGATCCGCGGGCCGAACTCGTACGGCGTCTGCTGGAGTACGAGCTGTTTCAGGAGATCGCGCGGACGCTGGGCGCGGCTGAACTGGAACGGCGGCGCCACATGTCGAAGGGTTTCCTGCCTCCGCAACCTCCGCGCGAGGCGGATGGCCAGGAACTCTCGACGACGTTCGACGATTTCCTGGCGGTCCTCGGCGATATCCGGGGCCCCGATCTCGTCACGACGCATGTCGCCCCCATCCGCATCGTCCCGGTCGAGGACAAGATCGCCGTCATCCAGCGTCTGCTGGGCGAGCACCGGCGGGTGCCGTTCAACCGGCTGTTCGATTCGTGGCAGGAGCGGCCGCACGTCGTCGCGGCGCTGCTCGCGTGTCTGGAACTCGCCAGGCAACAGCTCGTGAGGCTGGAGCAGGTGAAGCGGTTCGGAGCGATCTGGCTGTTCGGACGCCGCTCGCGGGGCGGCGGCGGAGAGGGGGCCGCGTGA
- the rpsT gene encoding 30S ribosomal protein S20, with protein MPNNESQKKRLRQSRARRLRNRRVRSEIRTRTKYLLATESAEEATPALSELYRVLDRATRRNVIKANAAARQKARAARHVNSLS; from the coding sequence ATGCCGAATAACGAGAGTCAGAAGAAGCGGCTGCGCCAGTCGCGCGCGAGGCGGCTCCGGAACCGCCGGGTGCGGTCCGAGATCCGGACCCGGACCAAGTATCTCCTCGCGACGGAATCGGCGGAGGAGGCGACGCCGGCGCTGTCCGAGTTGTACCGCGTTCTCGACCGGGCGACCCGCCGGAACGTCATCAAGGCGAACGCCGCGGCCCGCCAGAAGGCGCGAGCGGCGCGGCACGTCAACAGCCTGAGTTAG